The Cryptococcus tetragattii IND107 chromosome 4 map unlocalized Ctg04, whole genome shotgun sequence genome includes the window TGCAAGATGAAAAGACCAAGACTCACCATTTGAAGATCCTTGGTACCAGTCAAAGAAGCGATATTGCGGGGCTTAGCTCGTACGTCGTAGATGATAGGATGCTCAAACCAGGGGAGCTACAAGTTGTGAGCGGATATCAATATATTTACGCAAAAGAAATCGACATACCACAAGATGCGTTCCTTCAGGGTAGATGTCGGCCTTGACACCTTGCAATCGTGAGTACTTGATAGCACGGTGGCCACCGTCGACTATAAGCCAGAATTGAGCGATTTTCTTTACTCCTCATCCAAGAGCAAATTCGCACCGTTAAATAGAGAGTAGTTCAAGGCAATGGCACCGACAACAAGAGTACCGATCGCACCACTACCCGCCATGAAGCCCTTGAACCCTCCTGGCATCTGTCCGCCTCCTCGtccgccaccgccaccgccacctGCCTGCAGCCTGGCACGATTGAGCTGTTGAGCTAGCTTCGCGAATGCCTCTGCGCCTTGTCTGTTCATTTTCGTAAGGTAGATTGCGGATTATATCGAAAtgcaagagaaggtgggAAGTCGCCTCCGTCATCTTCTGCGGTCGGCATCGTACAAAGCCAAATTGaaagtcacgtgactaTTCCTCCACCGTCAACTATTCCGATACTGATGATTTCGTTCGTTCCAGCACTGCGTCCTTGTATTTTCGAGCCACAGTGATCAGTGTAAAGTAAGATAACTAGGATCACGACGTCATAGAAGGATAGGGCACATTTGGAGCTACAGAATCATACCGAAATGGTTCTACGACACTTGACAAGGCTTTCGCCTTGCCTACGAGTGTCCAAGTCTTTCGCCCCTGCCTCAATACGGTATTCGTCTAGTATATCTTCAAATACTCCCACAACTCCTTCACTATTTACCCCTGAAGGTGATCCAGCAAACGCGAAGCCATTCTATGTTACCACACCGATCTTCTATGTTAATGCATGTAAGTGTACCACTTGTTGAGCCTTAAAACCTATAAAACCCATCCTACGTAGCTGACCCACCTAAGCTCCGCACATAGGTCACCTTCACTCTCTACTCCTCACAGATGTTCTTGCACGTTTTTCTCGCCTGAGATATCCGCAACGCAAGGTTGTATTTGCAACAGGAACAGACGAACATGGCTTGAAAATCCAGCAGGCCGCCAAGGCGAACGGCGTTGGTGAGCAAGAGTTCTGTGATGATGTTAGTCAGAGGTTCAGAGTGAGTCAAGATTATAAAGGTATACAAATGGATTGCTGAAAAGGGTCTAGAACCTTGCGAAATTGGCCAACGTTTCAAATACGGATTTCATAAGGACCACTGAACCGAGACATGTCAAAGCTGTTGAGCAATTTTGGGCATGCCGTCTTTCTGTCTTTTTTTAAGCACTGCTGACCCTTGCCTCAGAACACACTCGTTGAATCCGGAGATATATACAAAGGAACTCATTCTGGGTGGTACTCCATCTCCGATGAATCATTCTATGCCGCCTCCCAGATTACCAAACGTCCCGAAGACGGTAAGATGATTGCGATAGAAACAGGTAACGAAGTGatatgggaagaagagacaaatTGGAAGTTTAGATTGGGAAAACACAAAGAGTTTTTGGAAAAATGGCTCAGCCAACCAGAATGTAAGCTTCAAGTATTGGTCTCGCTCTCGATATACGCTGACAACGTCGTAGCTGTCCATCCCAACACTGTCCGTCTCGATCTTCTCCGCCAAACATCATCTCTCGAAGATCTCTCCGTCTCCCGCCCTTCGTCTCGCGTGAAATGGGCTATTCCAGTTCCAGGAGATCCCGAACAGTCAATCTATGTTTGGGTTGACGCGTTGATCAATTATATTACTGTGCTTGGCTATCCGGATTGGCAAGGTAAAGGAGAGAGGGTTGGGTGGCCGGTGGATGTCCATGTGGTTGGGAAGGATATTATCAAGTATgtctcccatcttccatcatgtGAATCCATACACTAAGGTTATTGTATCTCTCTTATAGATTTCATGCTTTGCACTGgccatcccttctccactccGCCTCCCTTGCTGCTCCCAAACGTATAATCGCCCATGCCCACTGGACTATGTCTCATGCCAAAATGTCCAAATCCCGAGGTAACGTCGTCGACCCAATCGGCGCCATGACACAGTGGGGTGAAGACGGAGTGAGGTGGTATCTGATGAGGATCGGAGGCGGGTTAGTTGATGATGCGGATTATAATCCTGCGGAAGTTGAGGTGCAGTACCGACTTCTAGCGGATCAAATGGGGAACTTGCTCTCCCGGATTTCGGGAGCCAAACTCCtcaagaaggcgaagagggAGTTTGAatggagagatgaaaagacTGGGGAAAAGGGTAAGGATAGGGATGTAGAGTTGGATAGGATGATGGCGGGAATGAGAGAGGAGTTtgaggggaagatggaaatgtTTGGAGTAAGTCAGGCTTGCGCGGGTGTCATGGATGTTATTATGGCTGTAAGCgcattttctttttgcacGTACATGACGCTGATCATGCAACGAATGTTGTTAGACCAATAAACTGTTCACCTCTCTTGCTCCCTGGTCACCATCTACACCTTCTTCCGTCCCAGCCTTGACATACGCATATCATGCTCTGCGGCTTTCAGCCATTCTGTTACAACCGATCATACCCGCcaaagctgaagaagcgCTTGACAGACTGGGCGTGCCtgcagaagagaggagctgGGTAGATGCAGTGTGGCCACCGCcagaggggaaggagttgagaatagaaaagatggtggagagtTTGAAAGACGCCAgtaagagatggaagagcaagggaCACTTGTTCCCCCTTCCAGAAAAAGATGTATGAGATATTTTTGGGGCTTGTGCTGTTCACTATGCATTGTCAATGCAACGAATAAAAGTCTGGTTAGTTATTTATTATGTCCCTAACCATGAAAAGACCTATTAGGTGTCGGACCTTGCGATATGATACATGGGCAGCTTTTACATAATTACATATTTACATATAGGGTACGAGCGCATTGATTGAAAATCTACTCTCCGTAAGTATACTCGACTTCATCCACCGCAccaccctctctttcttcatggTCCTTCGTATCCATCTTGATCGGCATCGGGCCCCTTGTGTcaatttcctcatcctcaaagacCTCATCTGGACCTTCGAGAGAACCTAAATTAATTGTGGAAGGTACGACGGGACGAAGAGGCGAGCcggtggatgatgaggaagagcggCGCCGTTCGGCCGGCGTACGTGGAAGGAGAGCGAGGGTTGGTGAAATGTGCTGTTTTAAGAAGGCCACCGTGTTAGTGTTCAGATTTTGAGAAGGTAGACGAGCAAAAGCCCTACTCACCTCCCATGTGTTCTCCCCAGCAccgctccttctcctccctttACCCATCCCAACCCgactcttttctccttctggcACCGATTCTTCTAaaccttcaccatcttccgaCACTCGCTCTTCGCCA containing:
- a CDS encoding methionine-tRNA ligase is translated as MVLRHLTRLSPCLRVSKSFAPASIRYSSSISSNTPTTPSLFTPEGDPANAKPFYVTTPIFYVNASPHIGHLHSLLLTDVLARFSRLRYPQRKVVFATGTDEHGLKIQQAAKANGVGEQEFCDDVSQRFRNLAKLANVSNTDFIRTTEPRHVKAVEQFWNTLVESGDIYKGTHSGWYSISDESFYAASQITKRPEDGKMIAIETGNEVIWEEETNWKFRLGKHKEFLEKWLSQPESVHPNTVRLDLLRQTSSLEDLSVSRPSSRVKWAIPVPGDPEQSIYVWVDALINYITVLGYPDWQGKGERVGWPVDVHVVGKDIIKFHALHWPSLLHSASLAAPKRIIAHAHWTMSHAKMSKSRGNVVDPIGAMTQWGEDGVRWYLMRIGGGLVDDADYNPAEVEVQYRLLADQMGNLLSRISGAKLLKKAKREFEWRDEKTGEKGKDRDVELDRMMAGMREEFEGKMEMFGVSQACAGVMDVIMATNKLFTSLAPWSPSTPSSVPALTYAYHALRLSAILLQPIIPAKAEEALDRLGVPAEERSWVDAVWPPPEGKELRIEKMVESLKDASKRWKSKGHLFPLPEKDV